The Brassica napus cultivar Da-Ae chromosome C1, Da-Ae, whole genome shotgun sequence DNA segment atttataattttgtatcacatgatttaaaatgtGCTTTcactaaaaaatttaaacaaataaaataaattattgcaagtgaactataaaattattatgttttaaaatgttttataaacaaTTAGTAATATTGTAAATATAGTGGAAAATTTTGTAAATTGACAAATTTGAAACATGTACGTGCCGAAAAAGAATCTAGTTGATTTATAAAAGTAAAGCAAGGATAAGAAAAAGACCAAGGCCACAATTTCACCACACACAACTGAATCAATTAGTTTAGGACAGAAACCACATAGCAACTTAcatgaagaagaaaacattaGAAATCCCTCTTCAAGAGATGAAGAGACAGACAATCAGAAGATGCAAAttacagacaaaaaaaaagaaatacaatgCAAGCAtcaatcccttatatattaattgatgaacatttgaaaaaatgtaacttcaattttgtattaattaaaagaggccctaATGCATAGGtagcactcaattaggtagtcaattacattcaattgaaaaataagtaggtccacattcgatttttatatgttgttagatacataagttggtcaaactatatgatataatgatatgatatgatattttatttccttaaataaaacctacagaattaccataaatgactaatatatatatgacaattaatgagtttaataataaagatttgataacaatgtatatctcctccatcattttttgtttaattttatattattaaaataaattaaacaatcaaattagctattaaaataaaatttagattttttcgtatatgttatattttgaatttttaaaaacgacaataaatgactaaaactattaaaattattatgttaaaaattaatgatcaatggtttaacatttttattataagaagatacacatgattttaaaaccatatgagtaaaaaatatcatttaataataaaataaatatatatatatatattaaacactatataccataagattacataaatattttaatattaaaactttcaatgaattttcaagaacatttataaattataaacttattaaagatttcagattgaaaattttgttatcgatgatttaaatattttgttataaaacgatatgacgttcatagaaccgtatgattataaattcttatttaataaatgactatacaaaatatactattcctagaaaaataggttggtccatcttaacttatattacactttttattaaactaactatcgaattgataaataacgtaccaaaaaatgttttgcactttccttaaataaaagctacgaaattacctaatatgattaacgtatatgtgaaaattaattataatgaataataaatatttgataacaatttttgtatcttagttctttttttaattttatattattaaaatatatttaaaaatcacattaaatatataataaaaacatttatattttttcttatatgttatattttgaatttttcaaaacgtctataaattattagaaatttgaagatccccactctgaaaattttgtgatcaatagattattttttttgtcataataagttacaaatgatcataaaattgtattaatatgaacttttatttaatattataagaagatacacattattttaaaaccatgtgagtaaaaaatatcatttaataataaaacatatatatttatatatatatagattatactatacaccataagattacataaatattttaatattaaaactttcaatgaattttcaaaaacatttataaattataaacttattaaagatttcacattgaaaattttgttatcgatgatttaaatattcagttataaaatgatatgaatgatcatagaactgtatgattataaattctcatttaataaatgactatataaaatatactattcttagaaaaataggttggtccatcttgacttacattatattttttattaaactaactatcgaattgataaataatctaccaaaattttttttgcactttccttaattagaagctacgaaattacctaatatgattaacgtatatatgaaaattaattattatgaataataaatatttgataacaattttggtatcttagttcttttttttaattttatattattgaaagatattaaaaaatcacattaaatatataataaaaacatttatattttttcttatatgttatatttgaatttttcaaaacgtctatatattattagaaatttgaatattcccactctgaaaattttgtgatcaatagattatttttttgttataataagttacaaatgatcataaaatataacgcatatgaatttttatttaataaatattcaaactaaataatatatatatatatataaacactaatgatttaaagcaacaagattggctgatcaatttagtcgtccagttgaaatctttcaaaagtatgtgaaagactaaagtcaaagtaaatatggatttagaatattagttatattttactaaccaaataccgaaaaaaaccgaacagaactgaaaccaacccgatatccgggttgaacacccgtaatccaaatgaagccaaactattgtttcattctccaaaatataataaaaataataacttaatcccgcgcaaggcgcgggtcttattctaatttattatttttttggttgttgtccACAGCAACAAACATTTCTTGAGAGTTCATCCAACTTCGACTGCGCCCACTGAAAGCgtgagaaataaaataaaagtacaaGATGTAAATTCTCCATTGGTCTTTCAAAagcagacacacacacacatgtaATCAAATCATACCAGTTCTTTATGACGTTGTAACATGCGTTCATGTTCTTCCCTACATATCAGGAACTTGGGATAGTAGTTTTTATAAACCTTGTACACCGCTGAGGTAAGAAAAAGGAAGACGCAGTAAATCACAAATGTGCAATTTtcttgtcatatatatatgtaatatgtatatatattatttttcagaaGGAAGGAATTATCTACCAAAACATGCAGAAGCAGCGAATCCAAGCTTAACCGAAATGCCAGGGCTAAACAGATTGTCCCACTCAGCACGTTTCGAAGCTGCAAtcggaaagaaaaaaaaatcacaattatACATTCAAACAAACATCACGATCCAAGGAAAGAATCAGAAAACCTGcggatgaagaagagaaatcCCGGCGAGACCCCATCGATAGCGATTTCAGATGTACCTGTGGAGGAGACAGAAAGagcacaaataaaaaaaaacaaaaaaaggaatagTAATATACCGTGATCGGATTCTCGACAAACCTGTGCAAAGATCGATCTCAATTTCGGCGACATGATCGGAGAAATTTAGGGTTCTCTCGCGATATTATCAATCAGCTCGTGGATAGAGTGAATCGGccttgggtttcttttatatcTTAATCTAAAGTAAATCCAAGCCCGCTTGTCTATTAGGTCCAAAGTGGATAATATCGTACTAATAATATCAGAGCGGTTTGACAAAAATTTGTAAGAACACCAAAATTAGGGTAAGTAAGAACGGGATCCTTTAAAGACGAAAAATGAGATTTACCAGATATTAGTCCGAAGATCTTGGAATCTGTGATGTTGTCATAAAAAGAACATTCTCAAAGGAAGCCATGCAATTACTGGTAAAGAAGATTTAGCAGATATTAGTTGGAAGATCTTGGAATCTGTGATGTTGTCAGAGAAAGAACATTATCAAAGGAAGCCATGCAATTACCGGTACAAAGTAGTGTCAAAGATGATTCACCGAAGGAAACATACGAGACGGATGTGATAGAAGTATTGGGAAAACATTCTAAccttaaaaaacataattcccaacaacatatatattactccctccgttttttaatataagtcgttttacagctatgcacgtagattaagaaaaccattaatttcttatattttctaaacaaaaacatcattaattatttacctaaccacaattcaaccaataaaaaaatataagatatattaccattggttatacaacattaattattaataaattttacatagaaaaccgaaaacgacatataatttggaacaaaaaagtttttctaaaacgacttataataaaaaacggAGGCCCAGAAAACACAcacgaaattaaaatattttgactgAGCGAAAGAAAGCAATTGCAGAGACAAGTATTTCAGTTTAGACAAAACCACAACGGACACATAGTTGTCATACCATACGACACATACATCTTATACATAATAATTAGCAAAAGCCAATTAATTGGCTGACCTAGGCAACTTTGAAAGATGGGACAATATCGCTTCGCTTCTCTTGAAGTATTCCTCATCCTTCCTCATATCCTGTCAACACAGACGATAAAGATTAGAAGACATCATCGCAATTATGGTCACATCGAGGGCGGGCttctttgattttattttatacctCTTCCAGCCGCTCCAAAAGCTTCTTATCAAAATCACCAACTACATAATTGCCttgaccaaaaacaaaacagaacaaaaaggGTATTAAAAGCTGATTTAAGAGGATAAAAGAATCTCTGTCACTCCACGTACCAGCGAGAAATCCGGAAGCAAAACCTAGGGTTCGAGTAACAACATAAATCCCCATAGCTGTTTTCTTCGACACTACAATCACAAATTATTGAAGAAAATcacactcttcttctttttctttttttttaaaggtctCGAATTTGGTACAACTTTACCTTCGCACTTGGTTGAGGATGAAGAGAAATTGCGTCTATGCCCCGCCGATACCGATTTTTGATACACCTGTGTCGAGAGATACAACCGAtcgaacaaacaaaaaattttagAGGATAACTCAATCGAACAAATATAGGATTCAGATTC contains these protein-coding regions:
- the LOC106415136 gene encoding uncharacterized protein LOC106415136, with amino-acid sequence MSPKLRSIFAQVHLKSLSMGSRRDFSSSSAASKRAEWDNLFSPGISVKLGFAASACFAVYKVYKNYYPKFLICREEHERMLQRHKELWAQSKLDELSRNVCCCGQQPKK